The DNA region CCCAGATCATACGGCTGTCCTCCACCTTCTGGATAGAAGGCTGTCTGGTCAAGAATGACATACCCATTTCCTGAATACATTACGGAAGCAGTGAATTCTCTCATGTTTACATCATCATAATAAAGCGACCGCGTGAAAATATCAGGAAACCTTTCAGTCGGTTCCCTTTGCAGCTTTTTCACGTCATGAAGGGATACAACCTTGGCCTGGAAGTTATGCGGTATTTCCAAATTCTTTCCAGTTATTTCCTTGTAGATCTGTGACGCAAATTCAGGATATATTCCATATGAATCGTATAATTCCAGCAGTTGTTCCTCGCCAACAGATCCTGCTTTTTCTATGGTTCTTCGCAGGACAGCTTCTCCTCTTTTCAGGGCAGCCTCGTATTTGGTAGTTTCCTCCTCGATAACATCCCTGATAAATTCCTCTGGGAAGTTGAGCTTCATGTCTCCTAGATTATCCTTCTGCATCCTTATGAGATCAAGAAGCGTGATACCAGAGCCAATTTCACTGAGATACCTTAGAGATCTTCTGATAAGCAGCCGTGAAAGATACCCGACCTTGACATTGGAAGGGATGACATAGTCGCTGAACATGAATAAAAGCGATCTGCTGTGATCGGCTAGTATGAAAGCTGCCATCAGCTTCTCCATTTCCTTTGTAATCTCATCTGAATTATTCCCATTTTCTGTTGCATGGCTGGTAATTACCCGTCGGATTATTGCAAGGGGCAACTCTGTTTCGTCAGACGCCATAGCCCTGACAATTCTGGCAATCATGTTCTCGTCAGGTCTCGTGATACCTGCTTCATTCAGAATTGCCGACAATATCTTCGGAAAAATTGAGTCATAGACTGTGGAAGTACCGTTGCTGAGCCATACTAGCCTCTCAAGGCCGTACCCAGTATCCACAATCCTCTGAGGCATAGGGGAATACCTCTTCCCTTCAATTTCAATCTCCCCATCTTCATCTTCGGAAAGATCCATGAAAACGAGCGTTGCGACTTCCAGACCAAGTACGAAGACTTCCAGGGCATTACCAGCATTTCCGCCTCCGGACCATGGTTTTTCCTTGAATGTGATGAGCTTCTGGTCAATACCCAGTTTCTGGGTCAGAAATTCGTTGCAGTACCGGACTGTGCCTTCCTTCCAGTAAATTTCCTTGTTGTCTGTATTGAAGGAGTCATGACAGAGCATCTCAAAACTGGTGAGATGCCTACCGGTTACGCCGACCTGATCGATATCATTCATCCTGATGCATGGCTGTGACATTGCCAGAGGATTACCGGGAGGAGCCACAAGCCCAGAAGTCACCTGAGGTTGGAAATCATATATTGAGGCATTTACGAGTAGAACATCATCCCGCCATCTGGGGACTATGGGGTATGGAGAAACAATCTTATGGGTGGCCCTGAAGAAATCAAGGAATTCTTTCCTCATCTCGTCAAGGTTGTATTTTGTAGCAGTAGGGGGCATTCCGATGAACCCGTATTCGTCGCAGGGAGGGTCTCCGCAAGTCTTTCTTTTATCGTCAGATGTCCAGAAATACGATAAACACGATGTGCACTGTTTCCTCTTCATGGATCTGGACTTGAAGAATTCCAGCTCAAAAGCCTTGGTTTCGCCCGACATTTAACCACCACGCCATTTTTCTAGTCCAAAATATTACGCCATTATTATAAGCTTGCCGAACAGATCGGTTCACTGCCTTTCCAGATAAATCATGTAGTTGGCGCGGTCATACGGGATCAAGTTCACTTTCTGTACTACCCTGAAACCTTTGATCTCCCGGATAGCTGCATTGAGGATCTTTTCCTCATCGGATCGCGAGGATATTGCCCTGATCTTCACCACGAGCAGGGCCTTTTTTGCTTCAGGAAAGGCAGAGGCATTGTTGTTGAATATCTGTATCTGGTTTCTCTGGGAAATGTCCTGATACAGCACATCCACATCCTCCACCAAGAAAGAATATTTCTCCACGAGATTCGCGTCCTCCAGTATGGGATAAATATTATTGCGACTTTCTGCGAGGGTAAGCAGTTTCATGAAAGGCTCATATGCAAGTTCAACCGCATATATCCTTCCGGAGACACAGATATCGGAAAGATGGCTCACCGTGGTTCCCGTGGATGCCCCCAGATAAAGAACCCTAGTATCTTCCCCAAATGGGAAGAATTTAAGACCTTTCAGGAAGCCGGCAGAGAGTTTGCTCCTCTTGGGGTCCCAGTATCGGAAAAACCTGTCAGAAGACCTCTTGGTAACCTCGCCGTACACGCTTCTGGGCACCTCAGACTGTGTGTAAAGCCTCCGCCCTTCTATTAAAATCCTGCGCGAATCAAATGCTGCCAGATCAATAAACCCCCAGAATCATATCAAAACAGAAAAAGAGAGAGATAAAACATATTTATCTTTTTAGAAATAGGGTAGCATGGCATCGATTGAATGCGAGATGTGCGGTAAGAAAGTGCAGAAAACGACTAAAATTAGGGTTGACGGCGCGATTCTCAATGTGTGTGATGCTTGTGCTAAATTCGGCAGGCCAGTTGAAAACATGAGAAGCTATAGCCCAGCACAGCGTGTTACTTCCGCCAGCACAGTGATGATGCCTGAGAAGCCGAAGTATACTCCGCCTCCAGTCCGATCGAAACAGGTTTACCGAAAACCCAGGGATGACATAGAGAACTTGGACATCGACCCAGACTATGCGATCATTATAAGGGAAGCCCGCGAGAAATTGTCATGGACACAAGAGGAACTTGCAAGGAAGATCCAGGAAAGGAAAAATGTGCTTTCAAGCATTGAAAGAGGAGAGTTGATGCCCGACGTGAGGGTTGCAAGGAAACTCGAGAAACTGCTTGAGGTGAAGATCATCCAGAAGGGATAATTCACTGAATTTTCAATATAATTTTCATTTTCTACTCGTATTATTGTACCATTTACCTGTGAAAAAAGATTAAATAATAATGTTTTTATGTGTTATCTAAGGTACCAGAATTGAAAATAGAAATAGGTCAGCGGCTGGAATTTGAAGTGGACCGTGAGGACATATTGGAAGCAGACAGCAGATCCATCATTGCAACTTGGTATCACCTTGGAACACCCATTTTCGTTGAGCTCACGGTCAGCAAGACGCTATTGGCAGAACTAAGGAAACTGTTCAAGGGAAACGAGAGAAAGAGTGCGTTGGTTTCCATTGCTAGAGTTTCCAAGACAAAGTACAACATTGAGCCAACCATGGTACTCGTTAACGCCCCGAAAAAGAACATCACACCATTGAAGTGAGTTGTGACTACGAAATAATTGCCTCTCACGAGGCATTTCCAAAATTATTTATTGTACTGGTAGAACCCCCTACCCGATTTTTTCCCCAGCATACCTGCAGAGACCATTCGCTTTAGAAGGTTAGATGGCCGGTATTTGCTATCTCCGTATTCATGGTATAATATGTTGGCAACATCGTACGTTATATCTAGTCCCACCATATCTGCGAGCTCAAGAGGGCCCATGGGAAACCCCGCGCCTGCTTTCATTGCCCTGTCAATGTCCTCAGCTTTTGCTACACCTTCGTCCAGCATGAAAGCGGCTTCATTCATCACTGGAACGAGTATCCTGTTAACGAGGAATCCGGGTACCTCCTTGACCCTTATCGGTATCATCTGAGTTCTGTGGTTATGCAAGCCACCAATGAAGTCCGATATCGTCCTGAATGTCTCTTCCGATGTCTGGATCGCAGGAACAATCTCAACAAGCGGCAGTGTATATGGTGGGTTGAAGAAGTGGGTGATAATTACGCGCGACGCATTGGAGACGTTTCCCGCCATTGCACTTATGCTTAATGATGAGGTGTTGGATGCAACAATGGTATCTTCCCTGCAGTTTTCAGAAATCGCCTTGAATATTTCCTTCTTGACTTGCATGCTTTCAAATGCAGCCTCTATTACAATATCTACGTTCCTGAATTCTGTGTACGAGTCCGTTCCACGTACTCGCTTCATAGCGGCCTCAACAAATCTCTGATCATAATTCGGCCTGAGTTTTTCCTGTATAGCTGCTTTCTGATCGGCAGAAAGCTTTACGCCATAATTCTCGATACGCATGATCTCCTTGCTGGCCTTTGATGCGTCATAGGATGCAAGATCATCGAGAATCTTTTTGATACGCTTAATTCCCTTCTCCGCAAGCTCCATGTTCACATCCTTTACTACAACTTCAAATCCATTGAATGCCATGAGCTCCGCAATTGCAGCACCCATGTTTCCGGCACCGATAACTGCTATCTTCTGCTTCACCATTGAAAACGACCGTTACTGCATTCCGTGAGCTTTTATAAATATGCCAGGGCCAAAAATATCGTTTTCAGATCAATACAGCAGGTTTCTGAGTGCATCCTCAAGGTTAGGGAAACTAAACTTGAAGCCATTATCCAATGCGACCTTCGGATATACCTTCAAGCCGCGAGATATAACAGATGAACCTTTGCCTAGTATAAGTCTCAGCAGCGACGGAGGAATTCTAATCGAACTCCTCTTATTCAAGACCTTCCCGAGGGTGGCCGAAAATTCCTGCATGGTCGGAATGTTCGGAGAAGAGGCATTGATTGCCCCATAAATCTGGTTGTTCTCGATTGCAAACTTAATCAGGGATACTTCATCTGACATGTGTATCCATGGAAACCACGGGGTGGCGGACTTCACGTAGCCACCTATGCCTTTCCGGAATAGCGGGACCAACAAACCCAACGCCCCTTCGCCCTTGACTAGAACGACAGTAGTTCGGATGAGAGAAACCCTGACTCCCAGATCATTTGCCTTCTTCGCTTCCCCTTCCCATTTTGAAACAAATTTTCCCCAGAAATCGTTCCCGGCCGGACTTGATTCGGTCACAGTGTCGACGCCACCCCCGTCATACCCATAATATCCTGCAGCAGAAGCGTTCACCAGAAAACGTGGTCTGTCCTTTGCTATTCTTATTGCATCCACGATTGCCCCTGTGGTTTTTACCCTGCTGTCTATTATCTCATTCATGTATCGTTTGGTCCACCTTTTGAAAATGGGAGCGCCAGACAGGTTTATGACCCCCAATGAGCCGTCCAGTTCTCTGAACCAGCCGTCACCGCCTTCATAATCGAATTTCACAATTTTCTTTGCGGATGGTACCGCGGTCCTCGCCCCCGTGGGGTCTCTCGCTAAGACCGTGATCTCATATCCAGAATTCCCCAGCTCCTGACACAAATACCTGCCTATTGATCCGGTTGCTCCAGCAATTACAAGGCGCTTATTTTGACTCATAATAAAATGGAGACAAAACATTCTAAAATATATTTGTATCTTTACCATTGAAAGAATAGGTAATTACAATCGGTGGCGTATCTGGGCGAATAAATCTTGAATGTATATAAGAAGATAGTACTGATAGAATTCACTGCGGCCATCACTTTCAATCTCAGCGAGTATGCCATCACAGAGGGTTAGGGAAGTTGAAAATGGCAGAATTTAGAATTAACAGGTGGAGGGTGGACGTTGATAAGCTCAAATATGCAGTTGGGAGCTCATTGTTTCTTGTTGGTGCTTTCGTTTCCATAATAATAATTCTCGAGTTATCCATACTCCAGATTCCATTCTCAATTGACGGATACCGGGTCCATGCGATTGGATTTCCATGGTTAACTGAGCAGGTAGCAAATTCGACCGGGTTATGGAGAATGCCAGACTACACTCAGCAATTTCCAAATGTATACTTCCTCAACTACGGGGAAGCGCTATTTATTGCACTGGCATTTACAGTATACGGGAGAGCACTCAGGAATTCATTTAATGTCATTAATAGGAATGCAAGAGATACCATATCAAGAATCGGTTTTATAAGTACAATTCTGTCAATGGCAGGACTGCTATATTATTGGGTCAGAATGACAGTGTTGTTCAATACATACGTTCTTGGAAACAGTGTTTATTACCCCGCCAGTACGCCTGCACCCGGTGTGGGTTGGTTGAAGCAATTCAATTTACCCTTGACGATGAATATAAAACCTTACTCCGGTGCTCTTGTTTATCACATATATACGAGTACAATATCCATTGGTGCCGGTTTACGCATTGATATGGGTTTATACATTGTAGCGTTCATTTTTTTCATCTCTATAATTATATGGAAATATTTCATTTAAAATGGGGTTTCAAATGAGATAACAGGTGTCCAAAACAAATGAACACGGCGTTGTATAGTTTTTTTTACGTAGTCAATTTTCAGTTGACAGACAGCGATCATATCAGTAGCATATTTTCGAGGGCCATTGCTTGATCTTGGACTGTACCATTGCTACCATTACTGTATTGGAGAATGCTGCTCGGCCTATTTGAGGTCCTCCTCTCCATTGAGTCATAAAGAAACAGAATATTTCCTTCCTTTTCTTCTTTGTATATCTGAACCGAGGTACGCCCCTTTGACCTCAAATATATAATGGGAGGCACTGATTGACCTGCACCCCTCTTCTCGGAATAACAAAAAAAATAGAGCTAGATGTGATCGCATATTGCACACAATATGGAGCAGCACACCGGAACTCGCAAACCGCTGACGGAAGCGAACCTTGGCAATCAGATTCTGCAGGATCATCAGATATATATGATCAGGGAGGCACTCAAAGATATTCTTGTTGAAACGGACATGGAAATTCTGAGGAACAAGGCAGCAGCAATCCGAGATAAAATATCAAGACCTATGGCACCGATTGCGCCCGTGCCTGGCCAAGAAAGGCGTATCTCAAAGGATGTTGTGACAAGCGAGATTGAGCAGATTATTTCCTCGGCAACATTGGAACGTGCACTATATTATGCGAGAAGACTTAAGCACAGCCTCGAATCAAGCAAGCACAACCGCGTAAACGACCTTGATTTATCCAGGTGGAAGGAGTATGGGGAAGTAATAACCGACAGCCTGTGGCTGGAAGAGAAGAGGAGCCGATCGGGCGAACACAGTGCATGGTACTGGGGAAATTTTATTCCTCAGATCCCAAGGCAGATGATGTTGAGATACACCAAAAGGGGAGACTGGGTTCTTGATCCTTTTCTCGGAAGCGGAACCACACTGATCGAGTGCAGGAGAATGGGGAGGAATGGAATAGGTCTTGAGTTGAACGAGAATATCATGAACAGATCTTCAGAAATAATAGAAAGGGAGAAGAACCCATTTAATGCGAGGACGAAGACGTACGTAGGAAATGCCCTAGCTGCTGATTATAAAAAGATACGCGAGGATAATGGAATCGAGAGATTCCAGCTTGTAATATTGCACCCCCCGTACCAGGACATCATAAAATTTTCAGAATCCCCCGATGACCTTTCCACAATTAAAGACACTGAGCAATTCGTCCATAAAATCGGCGAACTTTCATCCAGGCTGCATCCGCACATTCAGGAAGGAAGAATACTGACCCTTGTGATTGGAGACAAATATGAGAACGGGTTGCACATTCCCCTTGGGTTTTATTGCATGAATGAGATTATGTCAAGGGGGTATGCCCTCAAAACGATGGCAGTCAAGAATTTTGATACAACGAGAGGAAAAAGGTCATCGGAACAGCTCTGGAGATACAGGGCACTTGCAGGCGGGTTTTATATCTTTAAACACGAATACATCTTTGTTTTCACTAGGATTAAGCTTAATGATTAGATAATCAACCAGTGCCAATCACGCTATATAGGAAGTTGCCGAGGAATCAAATTTGCTGACGATCCTCAGCGAATCCCCGTTTCCACTGGCTACATACCTTAGTTGTGGGTATAGATTCCAGAGATCGCCTGAACTCATTCTCGATGCATGGTGTTTCTCGCCAAACGCAACGGAAGCGACCATGGCTGTCACACGTCTGGCTTCTAATTCATCTATAAAACCAAGTGAATGCACATACTCGTGTGTTAGTATCATATATACAAAAGAGTTAAATTCACGAAACGAGGAGGCCAGGCGCTCCATTGCTCTGACAAGGTTTTCATTCATCACTATGTAGTTCCCCCCTATCTGCCAGTACGCCCCCATTGTGGAGGGTAAGTTTGAAAGAGCAAGTCCAAGTCCAGATCTTTCTTTTCCCAACACGAATTTCACTGAGTCCTTGACCACTTCAAAAACTGCATCGAAATCCATCTTTGAATCAAGACCATTTACAAACGGATGGGCGTTTTCAATTTCGTGCATATGTTTCGATTTTGCAAATTCAGGTGTATGATCATACGAATTATGTGTTTCAAATTTGATCCTAGAATCATGATCTTCAAAATTTATCATGAATACCAGCTAATAATTTTGCGCTTCTATAATAACTTAATGTTTTGTGGTGCAAGAAGTCGTCTGTACAAAATAAAGCATTCAGATCCTCAGATACTTGCACTTTCTTGCCAATAAAAATAAATATATATAAATTGGCACATATCTCAGTGAAACTTGAGAAAAGATTGGTTATGGCAGCAGGAATTATAATCAGTATTTCAAATATATACTT from Thermoplasmataceae archaeon includes:
- a CDS encoding TIGR01777 family oxidoreductase, producing MSQNKRLVIAGATGSIGRYLCQELGNSGYEITVLARDPTGARTAVPSAKKIVKFDYEGGDGWFRELDGSLGVINLSGAPIFKRWTKRYMNEIIDSRVKTTGAIVDAIRIAKDRPRFLVNASAAGYYGYDGGGVDTVTESSPAGNDFWGKFVSKWEGEAKKANDLGVRVSLIRTTVVLVKGEGALGLLVPLFRKGIGGYVKSATPWFPWIHMSDEVSLIKFAIENNQIYGAINASSPNIPTMQEFSATLGKVLNKRSSIRIPPSLLRLILGKGSSVISRGLKVYPKVALDNGFKFSFPNLEDALRNLLY
- the alaS gene encoding alanine--tRNA ligase; this encodes MSGETKAFELEFFKSRSMKRKQCTSCLSYFWTSDDKRKTCGDPPCDEYGFIGMPPTATKYNLDEMRKEFLDFFRATHKIVSPYPIVPRWRDDVLLVNASIYDFQPQVTSGLVAPPGNPLAMSQPCIRMNDIDQVGVTGRHLTSFEMLCHDSFNTDNKEIYWKEGTVRYCNEFLTQKLGIDQKLITFKEKPWSGGGNAGNALEVFVLGLEVATLVFMDLSEDEDGEIEIEGKRYSPMPQRIVDTGYGLERLVWLSNGTSTVYDSIFPKILSAILNEAGITRPDENMIARIVRAMASDETELPLAIIRRVITSHATENGNNSDEITKEMEKLMAAFILADHSRSLLFMFSDYVIPSNVKVGYLSRLLIRRSLRYLSEIGSGITLLDLIRMQKDNLGDMKLNFPEEFIRDVIEEETTKYEAALKRGEAVLRRTIEKAGSVGEEQLLELYDSYGIYPEFASQIYKEITGKNLEIPHNFQAKVVSLHDVKKLQREPTERFPDIFTRSLYYDDVNMREFTASVMYSGNGYVILDQTAFYPEGGGQPYDLGVLKYGNYEVEVTRVEKHGKAIVHYINGNIPEKSRVKGIIDYERRWQLMVHHSATHLLLGAMRRVIGDHVWQSGVQKEVADSRIDITNYRKIDADTILKIERECHKIITESRKITVKNIEWNNAIERYGFRLFQGGVPLSDKLRVVEIDGVDAEGCGGTHLSSTAEIGLVKIKSVENIQEGIQRIIFVAGPAAVNLFNNSYKELAEIRKIIGYSEGNISDAIRVIVNENIDARKNHEKHLKESVKALIHTGKTIESGKERVIFIHGSLDEDAEKDLSKAAYGLEANVVIVSLDRHDSKKHMIFVRDQSSARKIAQGLGLPDNGNNGSDRYYSAISSRNLDEKLIRSFFDSKLQ
- a CDS encoding fibrillarin-like rRNA/tRNA 2'-O-methyltransferase, with protein sequence MDLAAFDSRRILIEGRRLYTQSEVPRSVYGEVTKRSSDRFFRYWDPKRSKLSAGFLKGLKFFPFGEDTRVLYLGASTGTTVSHLSDICVSGRIYAVELAYEPFMKLLTLAESRNNIYPILEDANLVEKYSFLVEDVDVLYQDISQRNQIQIFNNNASAFPEAKKALLVVKIRAISSRSDEEKILNAAIREIKGFRVVQKVNLIPYDRANYMIYLERQ
- a CDS encoding DNA methyltransferase; the protein is MEQHTGTRKPLTEANLGNQILQDHQIYMIREALKDILVETDMEILRNKAAAIRDKISRPMAPIAPVPGQERRISKDVVTSEIEQIISSATLERALYYARRLKHSLESSKHNRVNDLDLSRWKEYGEVITDSLWLEEKRSRSGEHSAWYWGNFIPQIPRQMMLRYTKRGDWVLDPFLGSGTTLIECRRMGRNGIGLELNENIMNRSSEIIEREKNPFNARTKTYVGNALAADYKKIREDNGIERFQLVILHPPYQDIIKFSESPDDLSTIKDTEQFVHKIGELSSRLHPHIQEGRILTLVIGDKYENGLHIPLGFYCMNEIMSRGYALKTMAVKNFDTTRGKRSSEQLWRYRALAGGFYIFKHEYIFVFTRIKLND
- a CDS encoding multiprotein bridging factor aMBF1; translated protein: MASIECEMCGKKVQKTTKIRVDGAILNVCDACAKFGRPVENMRSYSPAQRVTSASTVMMPEKPKYTPPPVRSKQVYRKPRDDIENLDIDPDYAIIIREAREKLSWTQEELARKIQERKNVLSSIERGELMPDVRVARKLEKLLEVKIIQKG
- a CDS encoding 3-hydroxyacyl-CoA dehydrogenase family protein, encoding MVKQKIAVIGAGNMGAAIAELMAFNGFEVVVKDVNMELAEKGIKRIKKILDDLASYDASKASKEIMRIENYGVKLSADQKAAIQEKLRPNYDQRFVEAAMKRVRGTDSYTEFRNVDIVIEAAFESMQVKKEIFKAISENCREDTIVASNTSSLSISAMAGNVSNASRVIITHFFNPPYTLPLVEIVPAIQTSEETFRTISDFIGGLHNHRTQMIPIRVKEVPGFLVNRILVPVMNEAAFMLDEGVAKAEDIDRAMKAGAGFPMGPLELADMVGLDITYDVANILYHEYGDSKYRPSNLLKRMVSAGMLGKKSGRGFYQYNK